CCTCGGCGGCTTTAATGGTTTCACCCGCATCGATCCGAAAAAATTTCTTACCAACAGCAAGCCACCCGCACTGTATTTTGCCAATGCCAATATACGTATGCCTGAAGCCGATACGGACTCGCTCAATATTTTTATGGAATCGCTTACAGTGCCCAGTGATGCTTCTCAGGTAACCATTGGGTTCTCTGCAGTGAATTACACGGGGCCGGAGAAAGTCCGTTATCAATACAAGCTGTTGCCGGTGAGCAATCAATGGGAAAGCAGTGGCCACGAGCCATTCCTGAACCTGGTGGGCATTGGTCCCGGCTCATATACCTTGCTGGTACGCGCTTCCAATGAAGACGGGGTCTGGTCAGAACCGATCAGAATGACATTGCATTTCCAACCAAAATGGTTCCAGACCTGGTGGTTCACTGTGCTCTGTATTGCAGTGGCGCTGGGCATCATCCTGCTGCTGGTTCGTATGCGCCTCCACCAGTTGTCCAGGGAGGAAGCCATCAGAAGAAAATTATCCAACGATCTGCATGACGACCTCGGCAGCACGCTCAACAGCGTGAAAGTACATGCCAACCTCGCCATGATGGATCCCGGCAATACCACTTATCTTCAACGCATCAAGGAAGGCACACAGCAGGCTATCGTTAGCACCCGCGACCTGATCTGGGTTTTGGACGATAAGAAAGATACTGTTGATCATCTCATCAGCAGGGTAATGCAATTTGCGGAGCCGCTCTGCGATGCCCAGGGCATTACGCTCACCAGGAACATCAGCACCGATGCCTGGAGCCACAAGCTGGGAAAGGAAGAGAAAAGGAACCTTTACATGATCCTGAAAGAATCCATTAATAACAGTGTGAAATATGCCCATTGCCGGAATATCCTGCTGGAGATACTGAAGGAAGGAAAGCGACTGCATATTTCCGTTAGTGATGATGGCTCCGGCTTCAACCAGGATACCGTTACACCAGGCAACGGCACCACCAATATTTACTCCAGGGCCAAAGATGCGGGCTACCAGGCAATGATCCGTACGTCGCCCGGCAAAGGCACAACAGTCCAGTTGACAGCCACCTGATATTTACACATGTACGATGCCATGCTTGATGGCATAGATGGCAAGTCCCACACGCGTTTTGATCTTCAGCTTATCGAATAATGAATCCCTGTAACCATCGATGGTGCGCGGACTGAGATGCATTTTATCTGCGATCTCCTTGTAGGTCATTTCGGAACAGGAAAGTTTGAGGAATTCCATTTCCCGCTCGTTCAGATTGAGCACTTTGCGGGTAGTTCCTTCTTCATCCGAAGAGTTGATGGTATGGAGCAGTTTACCGGTGATCATTTCGGTATAGTAGAATCCTTTGGTCAGCACAGCTTCGATGGCCGATTTGAGTTCGGGTGTATCGGAGTCTTTGAGGATATAACCCCTGGCGCCATTTTTCAACATCCGGATAATGGCCGCTTCATCATCATACATACTTAAAGCCAGTACCTTGATCTCAGGAAAATGTTGTTTCATGTAAGCGGCGGTTTCATAACCGTCCATCACCGGCATATTGATATCCATGAGCACAACTTCAGGATGAGGACCGTCCTGAAGTTTCGAGATAAAATCTTTTCCGTCGTTGGCTTCGATCACTACCTGGTGGCCGATATTTTTCACGAGGGCCGCCAGTCCGTTGCGAAGGAGAACGTGATCGTCTACCAGGCCGACTGTGATATTTGTTGTCATACAAGAAAATTAACGGGTCAAGGGAAGGGTCAGGAAAATCACCAGTTCACCATCGGGTGTGCCATAGAACTGAAGGTCTGCATTAATCATTTCGGCCCTGATCCGCATTTGCCGGGCTCCGGGCAGGACCTCCTGCACAATGCCGGGCTGCACGGAATGCAGGAGCGGGCTGTTGCTGAGCAGGAACCTGACATCATTTTCGCGCAGATCAGCTCCGGCGAGAATGGGCCTGGATGCGCTCACTTCCATGAATACAGCCAGGAGTTCCTGCAACAATCTGAAAGCGATCAGTTCGCTGGCAATGTCGAATCTATCGATTTTTTCATTGACGGAAAATTCAATCTTCCTGTTATGGATACGACCCAGCGTTTCCATTTCATGGGTCAGGGCATAGATCAAACCTTTTTCCCTGATCTCGGCAATGGTCACAGGTTTGGCAACCTGTCTGAGGTCTTGAATAGCTTGTCCTACCAGCATTTTGGAGGATGCCAGCGTATAGCTCAGGTGCTCATTCTCTTTCGGTATCTGGGAACTCAGTTGAAGTTTGGCCAGGCTCAATACCTGACCCACATTGTCAAATATTTCAGCCCTGATCATTTCCAGCTCACGCT
This portion of the Pseudobacter ginsenosidimutans genome encodes:
- a CDS encoding response regulator transcription factor; amino-acid sequence: MTTNITVGLVDDHVLLRNGLAALVKNIGHQVVIEANDGKDFISKLQDGPHPEVVLMDINMPVMDGYETAAYMKQHFPEIKVLALSMYDDEAAIIRMLKNGARGYILKDSDTPELKSAIEAVLTKGFYYTEMITGKLLHTINSSDEEGTTRKVLNLNEREMEFLKLSCSEMTYKEIADKMHLSPRTIDGYRDSLFDKLKIKTRVGLAIYAIKHGIVHV
- a CDS encoding sensor histidine kinase — protein: MMQSGYEQHGNRLEEELLRVQLEIQERELEMIRAEIFDNVGQVLSLAKLQLSSQIPKENEHLSYTLASSKMLVGQAIQDLRQVAKPVTIAEIREKGLIYALTHEMETLGRIHNRKIEFSVNEKIDRFDIASELIAFRLLQELLAVFMEVSASRPILAGADLRENDVRFLLSNSPLLHSVQPGIVQEVLPGARQMRIRAEMINADLQFYGTPDGELVIFLTLPLTR